In a single window of the Scophthalmus maximus strain ysfricsl-2021 chromosome 18, ASM2237912v1, whole genome shotgun sequence genome:
- the naa20 gene encoding N-alpha-acetyltransferase 20 — translation MTTLRPFTCDDLFKFNNINLDPLTETYGIPFYLQYLAHWPEYFIVAEAPGGELMGYIMGKAEGSVAREEWHGHVTALSVAPEFRRLGLAAKLMEMLEEISERKGGFFVDLFVRVSNQVAVNMYKRLGYSVYRTVIEYYSASNGEPDEDAYDMRKALSRDTEKKSIVPLPHPVRPEDIE, via the exons ATGACGACGTTACGACCGTTCACCTGCGACGATCTGTTCAAATTCAACAACAT AAACCTGGACCCTCTCACAGAAACT TACGGGATCCCGTTCTACCTGCAGTACCTGGCTCACTGGCCCGAGTACTTCATCGTGGCCGAGGCTCCTGGTGGTGAACTGATGGGCTACA TCATGGGGAAGGCGGAGGGATCTGTGGCTCGCGAGGAGTGGCACGGCCACGTCACCGCCCTGTCCGTCGCCCCGGAGTTCAGGAGACTCGGCCTTGCCGCCAAACTCATGGAGATGCTGGAGGAGATCTCGGAGAG GAAAGGCGGATTCTTTGTGGATCTCTTCGTGCGAGTCTCCAACCAAGTGGCGGTGAACATGTACAAGCGTCTGGGCTACAGCGTCTACAGGACGGTCATAGAATATTACTCGGCGAGCAACGGAGAACCGGATGAAGACGCCTACG ACATGAGGAAAGCTCTGTCCAGAGACACGGAGAAGAAGTCCATCGTCCCGCTGCCTCATCCCGTCCGACCGGAGGACATTGAATAA